In Choristoneura fumiferana chromosome 21, NRCan_CFum_1, whole genome shotgun sequence, a single genomic region encodes these proteins:
- the LOC141439769 gene encoding uncharacterized protein — protein sequence MFGLNLRRVYCVCDKIMVRTLRNRRFEVAGPNPGLDRRVAAFREEGIPIMDDAEELIEQSESEFHNVSGAYNEHLNESLASRQELRHKIITEKYFKENLPNLLTWSEKEQIRHLATSQPDEWTPERIAESFPVTAAVVKKLLKYPWKPATQDRIARHDASAMRNWRELKEDTLNIPQDLRQHLLKFSERTIPPLNKESVKPSIMEEKMGEFEKIIRRCAENGNKEPNIETNESTEVALHSPSNNEKKDKRRVTLEEMTATIKNRLESGKAIDLPDQILLSAVNSNNTEISSKKLSKEIDLHETEQPNAVAEYKDRDGKQKSIMEYPERIRIPKKAHKKGATYKVNDCYYDHDGIFLYRVLGMSS from the exons ATGTTCGGTTTGAACTTAAGACGCGTATACTGCGTTTGTGATAAAATTATGGTTCGGACATTGAGAAACCGGAGGTTTGAAGTTGCCGGCCCAAATCCTGGCCTGGATAGAAGAGTAGCGGCATTTCGGGAAGAAGGAATCCCTATCATGGATGATGCTGAAGAGCTCATAGAACAATCTGAGAGCGAATTTCACAAT GTTTCAGGTGCATACAATGAACATCTCAATGAAAGCCTCGCTAGCAGGCAGGAACTACGTCACAAAATAATTACAGAAAAGTATTTCAAGGAGAATTTGCCAAATTTGCTGACATGGAGTGAAAAGGAGCAGATACGGCACTTGGCTACAAGTCAACCTGATGAGTGGACTCCTGAGAGGATAGCCGAGAGCTTTCCTGTTACAGCAGCTGTAGTAAAG AAATTACTTAAATACCCATGGAAACCAGCTACGCAGGACCGAATTGCTCGCCACGATGCCTCAGCCATGAGAAACTGGAGAGAACTCAAAGAAGACACCCTTAACATACCTCAAGACTTAAGGCAGCATCTTCTCAAATTCTCAGAAAGGACCATACCACCATTAAATAAAGAATCTGTCAAACCAAGCATAATGGAAGAAAAAATGGGAGAATTTGAAAAGATAATCCGAAGATGTGCTGAAAATGGAAATAAAGAACCAAACATAGAAACTAATGAGAGTACTGAAGTAGCTCTACACAGCCCTAGTAATAATGAAAAGAAAGATAAACGAAGAGTAACACTTGAAGAGATGACAGCTACCATTAAGAATAGGTTAGAAAGTGGGAAAGCTATTGACCTACCTGACCAAATATTGCTGAGTGCAGTTAATTCAAATAATACTGAGATTTCATCTAAAAAACTTAGTAAAGAAATTGACTTGCATGAAACAGAGCAACCCAACGCAGTTGCAGAGTATAAGGATAGAGATGGAAAACAAAAATCCATAATGGAATATCCAGAAAGAATTAGGATTCCAAAAAAAGCACACAAGAAAGGTGCAACTTACAAGGTGAATGATTGCTATTATGACCATGATGGTATATTCTTATATAGAGTATTGGGAATGTCTAGTTAA